Proteins encoded together in one Spirochaeta cellobiosiphila DSM 17781 window:
- a CDS encoding DMT family transporter, whose product MKSQNNQYPLAVIFMILSGLAFALMALFVKGSNSLPLMERVFFRNLVVLIIPLASWISKPNYSLWGRKGNRGLLLLRSLFGFLGVLGYFYAISQMNLADSSVLNKLSPFFVTFFAGLFLKEKITKKEVVALVLAFTGALFIIKPTWNYSMLPALSGFTSGLLAGVAYTIIRGLHNRNERSTVILFYFSLVSLLLSGLMMIKGFRVPDSSELISLLLIGVFAAGGQYFLTISYKFAEASKVSIYSYSNIVFSALFGFILWQEVPDTYSIIGGIIIVFAALWIFIVQKKK is encoded by the coding sequence ATGAAATCACAAAACAATCAATATCCTTTGGCCGTCATCTTTATGATATTATCAGGTTTAGCCTTTGCGCTTATGGCTCTCTTTGTCAAAGGATCCAATTCTCTCCCCTTAATGGAAAGGGTCTTTTTCCGCAACCTGGTGGTTCTCATCATTCCCCTTGCCTCATGGATCAGTAAACCCAATTATAGTTTATGGGGGCGAAAAGGAAACCGCGGATTATTATTACTCAGATCCCTCTTTGGTTTTTTAGGTGTCTTAGGATATTTCTATGCTATCAGTCAAATGAACTTGGCTGATTCTTCAGTACTCAACAAACTCAGCCCCTTCTTTGTCACCTTCTTCGCAGGATTGTTTCTTAAAGAAAAAATCACAAAGAAAGAAGTCGTGGCCTTGGTTTTAGCCTTTACAGGAGCCCTCTTCATTATTAAACCTACTTGGAATTATTCCATGCTCCCGGCTTTATCAGGTTTTACTTCAGGACTTCTGGCGGGTGTGGCCTATACCATAATCAGAGGTCTTCATAACAGAAACGAACGTTCAACAGTTATTTTGTTCTATTTCTCCTTAGTATCCTTATTACTATCAGGCCTAATGATGATCAAAGGATTTAGAGTTCCTGATAGTTCAGAACTTATATCCCTTTTGCTCATAGGAGTATTTGCTGCTGGAGGACAGTACTTCCTAACCATATCCTATAAATTTGCTGAAGCATCTAAAGTATCCATTTATTCCTATTCAAATATTGTATTCTCAGCGCTTTTTGGCTTTATTCTTTGGCAGGAAGTACCTGATACTTATTCCATCATAGGAGGTATTATTATAGTCTTTGCAGCCCTATGGATTTTTATTGTACAGAAGAAGAAGTAA
- a CDS encoding 3'-5' exonuclease, protein MNKVPTPLKLTAIDLENTGLNPFADRIVEIGLVHFDLSGEQSRWNVLINPERDIPPNVQDIHGISEDDVKDCPPIENVFSPFLDQVRGRVLVVHNVLADLPFLEMESYRLGTKLDSFWTIDTLKLSRKVYPEAPNHQLSSLCQFLNLEISPHRALEDAWGAMQIFLHAIRDMKLSPDEIVPELKRNKILTKSGYITKVQGRTIHDLWIKQGARYHLLYSNSKGEDTDRWIRVIQIYLKGRQVCIEAFCETKQEIRMFFVKNIKEITSE, encoded by the coding sequence GTGAATAAAGTACCTACTCCTTTAAAATTGACAGCTATTGATTTAGAAAATACTGGCCTCAACCCTTTTGCTGATCGTATTGTAGAGATTGGCTTGGTTCATTTTGACTTGTCTGGCGAGCAGTCTCGATGGAATGTCCTTATTAATCCTGAGCGAGATATTCCTCCCAATGTACAAGATATCCATGGTATATCTGAAGATGATGTAAAAGATTGTCCTCCTATTGAGAACGTCTTTTCTCCCTTTCTGGATCAAGTCAGAGGACGAGTATTAGTTGTTCATAATGTTTTAGCTGATTTGCCTTTTCTTGAAATGGAATCTTACCGATTAGGCACTAAGCTAGACAGCTTTTGGACTATTGATACATTAAAGTTAAGCCGTAAAGTATATCCGGAAGCTCCGAATCATCAGTTAAGCAGTTTGTGTCAATTTTTAAACCTGGAAATATCACCACACAGAGCTTTGGAAGATGCTTGGGGGGCTATGCAGATATTCCTTCATGCTATTAGGGATATGAAACTATCTCCTGACGAAATTGTTCCCGAATTAAAGCGTAATAAAATTCTGACAAAGAGTGGGTATATCACGAAGGTTCAGGGGCGAACGATTCATGACCTATGGATAAAACAGGGGGCCCGCTACCATTTGCTTTATTCTAACAGTAAAGGGGAAGATACAGACCGTTGGATTAGGGTTATTCAAATATACCTTAAAGGACGCCAAGTGTGTATTGAAGCCTTTTGTGAAACGAAGCAGGAGATTAGAATGTTTTTTGTTAAAAACATCAAAGAGATCACTAGTGAATAA
- a CDS encoding MarR family winged helix-turn-helix transcriptional regulator: protein MNNSPDHNISVLYRYRHIFLKHKLEEDGLGPGQVIILLAVFDNQGATQDDLVHYLKMDKGAISTGIKKLISQGWLYKKDDLHDKRSHLLYLTNKSETRIAYWEECLQEWSDILMSGIEDQNKDVLLEGLDKMSRNAHTYLLKERARNGR, encoded by the coding sequence GTGAATAATTCTCCAGATCATAATATTAGTGTTTTGTACCGTTATAGGCATATTTTTCTTAAGCATAAGTTAGAAGAAGATGGCTTGGGTCCAGGACAGGTAATCATCCTGCTCGCTGTTTTTGATAATCAGGGAGCTACCCAAGATGATTTGGTTCATTATCTTAAGATGGATAAGGGGGCAATCTCTACGGGAATAAAAAAACTAATTTCCCAGGGATGGCTCTATAAAAAGGATGATCTTCATGACAAGAGGTCTCACCTCCTTTATTTAACCAATAAATCAGAGACACGTATTGCCTACTGGGAGGAGTGTCTTCAAGAATGGAGTGATATCTTAATGTCTGGTATTGAAGATCAGAATAAGGATGTTCTTCTAGAAGGTCTGGATAAGATGTCACGTAATGCCCACACTTATTTATTAAAGGAGAGAGCTCGTAATGGCAGATAG
- a CDS encoding SDR family NAD(P)-dependent oxidoreductase, translated as MADSRPIAIITGATSGIGAAYGDKLASQGYDLVLTGRRMDVLSQRAHDLELKHHVNIYTEYLELGDEASLDDFINKYKDNPRISFLVNNAGYGNRKRFLDDNIDRQLEMVDVHNKSVAKIVHAFYPTLNKQESASLVNVSSMMGFYALPGTSMYSATKAFLILFTKAVALENTNPHLRIQVLCPGLTRTDFHINAPLADKNMKNRFIVRWMKPDQVVKISWKALRRGQIQCIPGFFNKLTVLLLKLVPDGLFNWIAKKIV; from the coding sequence ATGGCAGATAGTAGACCCATCGCTATTATTACAGGTGCCACTAGTGGAATTGGTGCTGCCTATGGGGATAAGTTGGCTAGTCAAGGTTATGACCTGGTTCTGACAGGAAGAAGGATGGATGTTTTATCCCAGAGAGCTCATGACCTGGAACTGAAGCATCATGTCAATATCTATACTGAGTATCTTGAACTGGGAGATGAAGCCTCCTTAGATGATTTTATTAATAAGTATAAGGATAATCCCAGGATAAGTTTTCTTGTTAATAATGCTGGTTATGGTAATCGAAAAAGATTTCTTGATGATAATATTGATAGACAATTAGAGATGGTTGATGTCCATAACAAATCTGTTGCAAAAATTGTTCATGCTTTTTATCCAACTCTTAACAAGCAGGAATCAGCTTCCCTGGTTAATGTTAGTTCCATGATGGGGTTCTATGCCTTACCAGGAACTTCTATGTATTCGGCAACGAAGGCTTTTCTTATTCTGTTTACCAAAGCTGTAGCATTAGAAAACACCAATCCTCATTTGAGAATTCAAGTATTATGTCCCGGTTTGACCAGGACGGATTTTCATATTAATGCTCCTTTGGCTGATAAAAATATGAAGAATAGATTCATCGTAAGATGGATGAAACCCGACCAAGTTGTCAAAATATCCTGGAAAGCTTTAAGACGGGGACAAATTCAATGTATACCCGGTTTTTTTAATAAATTAACCGTTCTTCTCCTTAAACTTGTACCAGATGGGCTATTTAACTGGATAGCGAAAAAAATTGTCTAA
- a CDS encoding PHP domain-containing protein, whose amino-acid sequence MLVTADLHNHSCLSPCGDLEMSPSAMVMKAKELGIRMLALTDHNSALNTPAFEFHCQQQGILPLFGIEVTSFEEAHLLCLFQTVEQAMDLSKELYRVLPAIKNDSDKLGDQVYVDKDDMIEGEVEHHLTNAVSWTIDQVRQRTIEDKGLFIPAHVDKPVFSLISQLGFIPNEFYHALEITKPDTHPDYYDNKLITNSDAHFLHSMGTRKSIYEMGDLSFKSFTEALSQGHYQIFM is encoded by the coding sequence ATGCTTGTAACAGCAGATCTGCATAATCATAGTTGTCTCAGTCCCTGTGGCGATTTGGAGATGAGTCCTTCTGCAATGGTAATGAAAGCAAAAGAATTAGGAATTAGGATGCTAGCCCTTACAGATCACAATAGCGCTCTAAACACACCGGCTTTCGAATTCCACTGTCAACAACAGGGAATATTACCTCTGTTTGGAATCGAAGTAACCAGCTTCGAGGAGGCTCACCTCCTCTGTTTGTTTCAAACAGTAGAACAGGCCATGGATTTAAGCAAGGAACTCTACCGGGTTCTTCCTGCTATAAAGAATGATTCTGATAAATTAGGAGATCAAGTTTACGTTGACAAGGACGATATGATTGAAGGAGAAGTGGAACATCACTTAACTAACGCTGTGTCATGGACCATTGATCAAGTAAGGCAGAGAACCATAGAGGACAAGGGTTTGTTTATTCCTGCTCATGTGGATAAACCAGTCTTCAGCTTAATCAGCCAACTAGGCTTTATTCCAAATGAGTTTTATCATGCCCTTGAAATAACAAAACCTGACACACACCCTGATTATTATGACAACAAACTGATAACTAACTCAGATGCCCATTTTCTTCATTCGATGGGAACTCGTAAAAGTATCTATGAAATGGGAGATTTAAGCTTCAAATCCTTCACAGAAGCTCTTTCACAAGGACATTATCAAATATTCATGTAG
- a CDS encoding DRTGG domain-containing protein — MKISQLESDLGYKIITKDFEDREADSGYTSDLLSDVMGNAPADSVFITIQAHKNTIAVATLAGVSAIVICGNRQIPEDMIQAAKEEEIAIFQTQDNQFTASCKIGQLLA, encoded by the coding sequence ATGAAAATCAGTCAGTTAGAATCAGATTTAGGATACAAGATAATAACAAAAGATTTTGAAGATCGAGAAGCTGATTCAGGCTATACATCCGATTTATTAAGCGATGTCATGGGGAATGCACCAGCTGATTCGGTATTCATAACCATTCAGGCTCATAAAAATACCATTGCTGTAGCCACATTAGCCGGAGTTTCGGCCATTGTAATCTGTGGAAATCGGCAGATACCGGAAGATATGATCCAAGCGGCTAAAGAGGAAGAAATTGCGATCTTTCAAACCCAGGACAACCAATTTACCGCATCCTGTAAGATCGGCCAATTGCTTGCTTAA
- a CDS encoding GNAT family N-acetyltransferase, with translation MIIREVKPKDASILSEFYVNNHDHLAPWEPARDKEYHSIASWSVRLLQWEQQRNLGGLFSFVALSDEEDQIWGHCTLSGISGGVFQACFMGYGVDKNHEGKGVMTSLCHFVLKFAFGDLKLNRVMANYMPSNKRSAHLLKKLGFETEGYAKKYLMINGQWEDHVLTALLNEDYNRL, from the coding sequence ATGATAATACGAGAAGTAAAACCAAAGGATGCCAGTATCCTTTCTGAATTTTATGTGAACAACCATGACCATTTGGCTCCCTGGGAACCTGCTAGAGATAAGGAATATCATAGTATAGCGTCCTGGTCTGTTCGTTTATTGCAATGGGAACAACAACGTAATTTGGGTGGCTTATTTAGTTTTGTTGCTTTGTCAGATGAAGAAGACCAGATTTGGGGACACTGTACTTTATCCGGTATCTCTGGGGGTGTTTTTCAAGCTTGTTTCATGGGGTATGGCGTTGATAAGAATCATGAAGGTAAGGGGGTTATGACTTCCCTATGTCATTTTGTTCTTAAATTTGCTTTTGGTGATCTCAAATTAAATAGAGTTATGGCTAATTATATGCCCTCTAATAAGAGATCAGCCCATCTTCTCAAGAAGTTAGGTTTTGAGACAGAAGGATATGCAAAAAAATACTTGATGATTAATGGCCAATGGGAAGATCATGTCTTAACAGCCTTATTGAATGAGGATTATAATAGATTGTGA
- a CDS encoding methylated-DNA--[protein]-cysteine S-methyltransferase has translation MNQFISTYIYHSPYGDMLMGSFQEELVLADWFYRKKRDLIDKRIKDRLHAEYREEASPVIDKAIAQLREYFEGERQEFDLPLGLVGSPFQVKVWNYLITIPFGTVVSYKKQSQDMDFVTGLRAIASANGANALSIIVPCHRVVGSDGALTGYAGGLRVKEKLLHREGVREESKQLNLFNS, from the coding sequence GTGAACCAATTTATCAGCACTTATATATACCATTCCCCCTATGGAGATATGCTAATGGGCTCCTTTCAGGAAGAATTAGTTTTAGCTGATTGGTTTTATCGTAAAAAAAGGGACTTGATTGATAAGCGTATTAAAGATCGATTACATGCCGAGTATCGTGAAGAAGCTAGTCCTGTCATTGACAAGGCCATCGCCCAGCTTAGGGAGTACTTTGAGGGTGAGAGACAAGAATTTGATTTGCCCTTAGGACTTGTGGGAAGCCCTTTTCAGGTTAAAGTGTGGAATTATTTGATAACTATTCCATTCGGCACAGTTGTTAGTTACAAAAAGCAATCACAGGATATGGATTTTGTTACAGGGCTAAGAGCGATTGCTTCTGCTAATGGTGCGAATGCTTTGTCCATTATTGTTCCATGTCATAGAGTCGTTGGTAGTGATGGAGCCTTGACCGGATATGCTGGTGGGCTTCGTGTTAAGGAAAAGCTTCTTCATCGGGAAGGAGTTCGAGAGGAGAGCAAACAGCTTAACCTGTTTAACAGTTAA